CACACGGGACCGGTCGGCCTCCGGCACCTGGAGGTTGACCATCATGCCGGTGCGCTCGGACAGCCTGTCGAGCACCGGCCGGGCGAGCGCGCCGAGCGAGTTCCTGGCGGCCGAGGACGACAACCGCAGGACGGCCGTGCCGGGCAGATAGCGGTCGCCCGCCCGCAGCACCCAGCCGCGCCGGACCAGGTCGACGAGCACCCGGTAGGCCGTCGCCCGGTGCAGACCGACCTCCTCGGCCAGGTCGGTGAGGCGCGGCGGCCGGTCCGCGCGCGCCACGGCCTCGACGAGGTCGAGGGCCTTGTCCACCGCGGTCCGTGTCTCTGCGGGCAATTCCGGCCCCTCCTTGTGATGCCGTCGGATGCGAGCGTACGGTAACGCATGTTGCGGAAGACGATACGCCTGTTACGCACACCGTAACAAGATCCGGACGGGTGTCGACCGGCTGGACGGGAGTCCGGCCGCGACGCGGTTCAGGCACAGCTATGACGAGGTGAAGATGACGGACGAGGTTCCGGGCGCACCGGCCCCGCACGCGCCCGCGGTGGAGGGAACCGTCGCGGTGTACCGCGGCGCGACGCTGTTCGACGGGACCGGGCGTCCCGCGCGGCCCGGCACGTCGATCGTGGTCGACGGCCAGGTCGTCCGCGCGGTCGGCGACGACGCCGCGATCGCGGCCGAACTGCCCGCCGACGCGCGGGTCTTCGACCTCGACGGCGGCTTCGTGGTGCCCGGACTGATCGACGCGCACCAGCACATCGCGACGCCGCCCGACCGCCCCGCGGCGGAGGCCGTGCTGCGTCGGCTCGTGTACAGCGGCGTCACCGCCATCCGTGACATGGCCGACGACCTGCGCCAGGTCGGTGACCTGGCGCGGGCGACGCTCGTCGGCGAGATCCCCGGTCCCGACATCCGGTACGCCGCGCTCATGGCGGGCCCCGGCTTCTTCGACGACCCGCGCACCCACCAGGTGTCCCAGGGCGAGACGCCCGGCGCCGTGCCGTGGATGCAGGCGATCACGAAGGACACCGATCTGCCCCTGGCGGTCGCTCTGGCCCGCGGCACCCACGCCGTCGCGATCAAGGTGTACGCGGACCTCGACCACACCACCGTCGCCGCCATCACCGCCGAGGCGCACCGGCAGGGCGTTCCCGTCTGGGCCCACGCGACCGTCTTCCCGGCCTCGCCCGGCGAGATCGTCGAAGCCGGCGCGGACAGCGTCTCGCACGTCACCCTGCTCGCCTTCGAGGGCACGGACGAACCCCTCACGAGCTACAAGCACAAACCCCGTGTCGCGTACGAGAGGTTCGCCGCCGGCGACGACCCGCGCATCGAGGAACTGTTCGCCCTGATGCGGCGGCGCGGGACCGTCCTCGACGCCACCGCCGGCATGTGGGCGAGCGAGGCCCTCGCGGGCGACGGCCCCGCGGACGCCGAGCGGGCCGCGGCCAACACCGAACTCGCCGCCGTCCTCACCGCGCAGGCCCACCGGGCCGGCGTCGACATCGCGACCGGCACGG
The window above is part of the Streptomyces sp. NBC_01428 genome. Proteins encoded here:
- a CDS encoding amidohydrolase family protein, which translates into the protein MTDEVPGAPAPHAPAVEGTVAVYRGATLFDGTGRPARPGTSIVVDGQVVRAVGDDAAIAAELPADARVFDLDGGFVVPGLIDAHQHIATPPDRPAAEAVLRRLVYSGVTAIRDMADDLRQVGDLARATLVGEIPGPDIRYAALMAGPGFFDDPRTHQVSQGETPGAVPWMQAITKDTDLPLAVALARGTHAVAIKVYADLDHTTVAAITAEAHRQGVPVWAHATVFPASPGEIVEAGADSVSHVTLLAFEGTDEPLTSYKHKPRVAYERFAAGDDPRIEELFALMRRRGTVLDATAGMWASEALAGDGPADAERAAANTELAAVLTAQAHRAGVDIATGTDYETDPEEPFPALFEELSFLVRRCGMTPAEVLRSATLIGARSAGAEDVMGSVEAGKLANFVVLAADPLRDIENLRSVTLTVKRGHRFERRAFDGTDSGARRTAAVPSPEAEEPGPTHRAEETR